The following nucleotide sequence is from Podospora bellae-mahoneyi strain CBS 112042 chromosome 1 map unlocalized CBS112042p_1, whole genome shotgun sequence.
ATCCAGACCCGCTGATCAGGGATCGACGTCAATGCTTCCCGGTTGATAAAGCTGCCCAAATAGGAGGCTTTTCGAGTCCCTGAGATCCGGGAGATCATCCCGCATGAGGGGGAAAACGATTTGGTTGGAATGGAGGCAATGGTTCGTGGGGTTGTGATAAGCGAGCCCGAGGCTTACGACGCGGGTTGGTATTGCTAGCCGCTGGAGAATTGATCAACACCCATTGTGTTGGGGTCGTTGCTCCATCTCTTGGTCAGTTgacatgatgatgcttgTAAGCGACGACGGCAAGAGATCACAAGTGAATATCCTGCCACCTCGAGGCATTTTGCCTTCCTCCGTGACAAACTTGGCAACTCAACCGGGCACAATAATGGGTTCAACATGTCGAACGACGAGAGGTATAAGATGATGGATCTGTCAGTGAAAGAGAGAAGATTGGAAAGAGGCACCGCACTCATCTCCCGTCGTCCACCCTCATAGCCACCATGTACCGCTCAGCAGCTTTCCTCACCTTTGCCAGCCTCGTGCTTGGACAACAAGTTGGCACCTACACAGCTGAGCGCCATCCTTCTATGCCTATCCAAGTGTGCACTGCACCGGGCCAATGCACAAGGGAGAGCACGGAGGTGGTCCTTGATGTAAGTTATCATCAAAGCCATAGGTTCCAAGATTGACATCTAACTCACCCCAACCAGGCCAACTGGCGCTGGACACACATCACAAACGGCTACACCAACTGCTACACCGGCAACGAGTGGAACGCAACCGCCTGCCCAGACGGAGCCACCTGCGCGAAGAACTGCGCCGTCGACGGCGCCGACTACAGCGGCACCTACGGCATTACCACCCCTTCGTCCGGAGCCCTGAGGCTCCAGTTTGTCAAGAAGAACGACAACGGCCAGAATGTCGGCTCCAGAGTCTACCTCATGGCCAGCTCGGACAAGTACAAGctgttcaacctcctcaacaaggaATTCACCTTTGACGTGGACGTCTCCAAGCTCCCGTGCGGGTTGAACGGCGCCGTGTACTTTAGCGAGATgctcgaggatggtgggCTCAAGTCTTTCAGCGGGAACAAGGCCGGTGCTAAGTATGGCACTGGGTATTGCGACTCTCAATGCCCGCAGGATATCAAGTTTATCAATGGCGAGGtacaccacccttcccccccaaccctttcccccttccctctaCTCATAAAATactaacccccctccacacAGGCAAACGTCGAAGGCTGGGGCGGAGCCGACGGCAACTCAGGCACAGGCAAATACGGCATCTGCTGCGCGGAAATGGACATCTGGGAAGCAAACTCGGACGCGACAGCCTACACCCCGCACGTCTGCTCCGTCAACGAGCAGACCCGCTGCGAGGGCGTCGACTGCGGCGCCGGCAGCGACAGGTACAACTCCATCTGCGACAAGGACGGCTGCGACTTCAACTCGTACCGCCTCGGCAACAGGGAGTTTTACGGCCCCGGCAAGACGGTCGACACGACCAGGCCCTTCACCATCGTCACCCAGTTTGTCACCGACGACGGGACCGACAGTGGCAACTTGAAGAGTATCCATCGGTATTACGTCCAGGATGGGAATGTGATTCCTAATTCTGTCACCGAGGTTGCGGGGGTGGACCAGACGAATTTTATCAGTGAGGGTTTCTGCGAGCAGCAGAAGAGTGCGTTTGGggataataattattttgggcagctgggggggatgagggctATGGGGGAGAgcttgaagaagatggtgttggtttTGAGTATTTGGGATGATCAGTATGTttcacccccctttttccaaACCCGAGAGATGAAGCTAATGATGAGAAACAGTGCTGTGAACATGAACTGGCTCGACAGCATCTTCCCCAACGATGCTGACCCGGAGCAGCCAGGTGTTGCTCGCGGGAGGTGCGATCCTGCTGATGGAGTGCCGGCGACGATTGAGGCTGCTCATCCAGATGCGTATGTTATTTACTCCAACATCAAGTTTGGGGCTATCAACTCGACTTTCACTGCCAATTAGATGGGCATGGTAGACTGGGCGTGTTGGGGTAGGGTTTAACCTTGCTAGAAAAAGGTGCCTGGGTTGTGGTAGATGGTAGTGATACCGTATATACGGGGGTTTTACATACGGCTACAACTTACATAGATTGCATTTTCTTGTCCCCTTCACAAAATTGATCACGTTTTTTCTATTCTCTTATCGACACTGTCTAGTGCTTATGGACCGGCCTTCCTCCCATCTCGAGAGAAACCATCTTGCATGTGACAGTGCTGGCCTCGATGGACATTCCTTTGAtccccagccagcccaaCGTTCTTGTATAGACAGGGCCCAACGTTGATATTTTGGCTGCCTTATCGCTTCCACCCAAGTCGTTTGTCGCATAAATAAATGTCAAGAATGTCTACCAACTTCAAGTCCAGCTCAATAGCAGTGGACATCTCCAAGGCGAACAAACCTGGAAGCAATAATAATCCACTGCCGTGCCCAAACAGACTGCAGTAGTGTTTGCTTGCTCTGGGTTACAACGCGCGACATACTCCGCATGGATACCACGATACCCAATCCTCCAGCAAAAGGCATCCAAGACTATCGGCAAGAGGCAAAAATGTACAAGTGATCGACATCGCAATGCGGCATAATAGGTCAGTTGAGCAAAAGTACAGTCGTCAACAAGCAACTCGCCAAAAGAAGAGGCAACCCAACTTTTTGTCTTCAGCGACACACTGTGCGACACGTGTGAAATCGAAAAGGGTCCCGTCCTTCCCGCCCTTTTCTGCGGCAGACGGGAGATCCTATCGACGATGGGGTATCCAAGTCAAAAAGTAGCGGCAGGCCGCGTATGTACCGACTCAGTACACTCAATATTGTATCCATACACAATACAAGCGGTGAAGAAAATGTTTCCTTCTAGTTTGATAGGGTATAGCAATCGGAAGCTGGGAATGCAAGACATACCTATACTCTGTAACTTCTGATGGTGACTGATGACACGAATCGGGCATCATTATTCGAGAATCCAGCAGCAGGACAAAATGAAAATGCTGCCCTGTGAAACCCAACGACGCCTCTCGTTACCTTCCCGTTCCAAAAAATACGGCCGGGTATTCCTGGCTGACTGATccgggttggtgttggtgactgGTCGTGACCTGCAGGTTGAGTCTGTATCTTGTCCAATCATTGGCCGTGGCGGTCGACGTCGCGGTCCCAGTGTCAGCTGAAGTCGTCgcgaaagaaaaagaggagggtggtccGTGGGGAAAAAAAGCTAGGGAAGGGTCAGCCGCGGGCGCTTGTTCGATTCTGTCCCCACAAGGCCAAGGGCCAAGCGCTGACAACCTCTCTCGGTTTGCTCCACTTTCTTGGTGAGGGGAGCTTTCAGACCCCGGCCCCAGAGCAGACGAGTTCAGGGTTCAGGCAGTTCCAGAGCTGGGTTAGCTGCGACCCCCAGCCTCTTGATTGATTGATGGTTCGGATGGAACAATCCATCTCAGATCTCCAAACGACAACACACACCTGAACCTCCATCTTCCATCCTATCCTTTCCACAGACTTTCGTTCCTTACTCTTGATCTTTGAAACCCAGTTGTCGCGATACTCGCTGGGTGTTGACGAAACTAATACCAAGGCGCAAATCTGATTTTTTGAAGTCAAGTACCCCTTATCGCGTGAAATAAACAcaacaaaaaacaacccaCTTCAATGAATGGAACGTGAAGGAAGTTTGGACGACAGGTTGTTTCTTGAGCTTTCGCCAAAATGATGCGAGAGCCAACGGCCCGTCGCCGGAGCCCAGAGAGCTCCCGGCGGCGACGCGCCGAGCGTCGGCATTCCAGAGAACAgctcgctgctgccgccgctgtcgCCGCCGGCGTCGTCGCTGCCCAGCCCGCCCCCCTACTACCACAACAACTACCACCCGGACCCGAAGTAGGCGACCGCGCAATAATCCCGCCCGTGTCATCATCCCAAACCCACACTCCTACGCAGAACATGACGGGGCTATCTTCGTCCCAGACACAAACTCCCACGCAGCACCAATATCACCGATCTAGGGCCGATTCCAccacatccgcctcctcgtcgACCTCTTCGTCGCTGGTGAATGTCTCCCGTCGAAGCCGATTTGGCATCCGTAACTTCTTTGCCCTGTCATCTGTGAAGAAGGTCAAAAAGCGGCGCTCTTTCAAGAGGAAGAACTATTCGACTTCTTCAGTTGACAGCGATCTTGCCTACGGCAACGGATATGTGTCGCGGTCGTCCATCGAAAGTACCCATCGCCCATCGCCTTCACAGCACCAACAGATCCCGCAATAtccacagcaccaccagccatATACCCCGGGGGCTTTCTCCCATGTAAGCGGCGCAtatccagcaccaccaggaCCCTACTCCCCTCATCACTATAGCCAACATGGACACCACTCTGGCCAAGgttaccctcctcctctcccgcatCAATATGACCagccccatcctcaacaaggTCCCAATGTTGGTCCGGACGGTCCTCCGGTTCTCAAGCGTGTCCAAACCGACGAGGAGATCATCGCCATTGGCAGGAAACTGTCCGACCTCGCCCGTGCTGAGAACCTCCGCGACCTCGAACGCCAGGGCAAATCTCGTCCTTCCCGTATGGTGGCCACCGCGACAGCTGTCTCTGCTTTACACCGTAAAAACTCTGGCGGGACTCGCGGCATCAGCTCCTCTCGGCCAAATAAATCGCAGTCTTTCTCTAGTGATGAAGAATGGGAATCCGcctccgactccgactccgactcTGATTCTCCCAGCTCTGATTCAGACTCTGGTCTCGCTTACGGCTCCATGCCTCGTTTTTCGGACCCCATCCTTCCTCCGCTGACAGCTTTAGCCGGGACAGCAGGCGTCATGGGCGCAGCGATTGGAGCCGGTAGCCTAgctcccaccatcatctctgAACGCCCATCCGAAGCCATCCGTCCGCCAGACCGCAAGCCAAGCGCCGTCGATCCAGCAATGTTTGGTCCCGTGAACTCTCTCCGGGGATATGTGAATACTCCTTGCGGTTTTAGGCCTGGGGAGTATGTCTCTCCGGTGCAGTCTCAGTATCAGTCTCCCGCATTGGCGCACAGAGTGACGGCTGAGAACCCGATTCCATTGCCGGGAAGCGCAAGCAATGAAGCTCTGGTGCAAAGGcagagacagcagcagcatggtTTTGATCAGCCTATCACTGCGACCAATCTTGGTACCCCAGTGCAAATTCAAGCCCCGCGACCAAGAATTCCCGTCTCGCCTCAGGTGTTGGAAGAGCGAGGTCATCATAGGGAGCATGAGATTAGCACGGGCAGTCCGAAGAAGCGCAGAGAGAgggagcgagagagagataaAGAGAGTAGTATCTCAGCAGCTCTTCCGGCTGTCGTGGGTGCTATTGGGGCtgcggttgttgctggtgcgGTGTTGAATAATAATAAGGACGAGGGGAGGAGGCCCGACGAGAAACGTGATGAGAGGCCACTAcgtgatgatgattatgaTCGGGAGAGACGCCGCCgttatgatgatgatgccagGCGGAGCACCATTGATATTAATGATAAGAGGGATGAGAGATATAATAGGTAAGTTTCTTCTGAAGTTGTTTTGTGTCGTCTGTGTGTTTTACGACTTCAGATGAAATAAGGTTGGGCAGAGTGAGTGGTGGCTGACATGTGCTCAGACGCGATTACGACCGTCCACCCACGTCAGATGCCACTAGATCGGATGAACGGTATCGTGAGCGTGAGCGTGAGCGTGACCGCCATTACGATACGCCGACTGGTCGCGACCGGGATGATGATCGCTATTCTCGACGGGAGCCCGAGAGCAAAGGTGGTATTTCCGAGGTCATCACTCCCGCTGTTATCGGTGCTGTGGCTGGTGCAGTGCTCGCAGCCGGTGCTCGTAGGGATAGCAAGACTTCGCCTGTTCACCGAACCTCACCCAGCCTGGAGCGTGACGATGGATACAAGGAGCGTATGCGGCTCGAGCAGGAAGTCAAGCGGCATCGCGAGGACAGTGAACGTCACGCCCGTGAGGAACAGCGCTTGCGCGATGAATACGAGGTCCGCATGAAGGAGATCCgcgagaaggccgaggaggaggagcgccgggcaagggaggagaagaagaagcaagacTGGATcgagcagcaggagaggatCGTCCGGGAGCAACGCAAGATTATCTACCAGCAGGAGCGTGTGGCTAATGACGAGCGCGAAAAGGCTGAGCGCGACCGGAGATCCAGAGATGCCAACCAGAagagggagcgggaggagaagCGGGCTTTGGAAGCAAGTGGCGGACGTGAGCCAAGTCGTGATAAGGAGCGATCGCGAGATCGGAGAAAGGACGTGAttgttgtcgttgagggACGTCCTGATGTTGCTGACTCGGTTCCTGCCCCTGCTCCTGCCCCTGCTCCTGCCCCTGCTCGCTCTGAGGTCAACAAAGGGAAGGAGCGCGAGGttgctcctccaccttcggCACCTGCCCTCGATGAGAAAAAGCCACCTGGGGCCGACTCTCTGGCTCCtgctgtcaagaagaagtcCAAGGAGGAAAGGAGGCAAGCAAGGGAAGAGCTCCGCAAGTTGCTTGCTGAAACTCAGAAACAGatcgaggctgagaaggagcgAGCCAGGCGGTTGGCTGAGCTGGAGGCTATTCAGGGTGCCCCTTCTGCCATTACCGTCGAGCCCCCTGCCGAATTATCTCGTGGGGAGCTGTcaggcagcagcagcagccgtgcTCCTGTCGTTGTTGACCCTTTCCAGTTCCAAGTCCCGACCGACGCCTTCCCAACTCCTTCCCATACCCCTCCCACTGATCGACCGTTGACTCCTGCCATTCTCACTGTCGAGCCAGACTGGGATCGCTTGGAGCCCGAGCCAGAAGGGGAGGTGCGGGAGCGTCTCAGCCGCCGTGAGTCGTATGAACTCGAGATTGCCCGAGCTC
It contains:
- the CBH1_2 gene encoding Exoglucanase 1 (EggNog:ENOG503NVUF; COG:G; CAZy:GH7), which translates into the protein MYRSAAFLTFASLVLGQQVGTYTAERHPSMPIQVCTAPGQCTRESTEVVLDANWRWTHITNGYTNCYTGNEWNATACPDGATCAKNCAVDGADYSGTYGITTPSSGALRLQFVKKNDNGQNVGSRVYLMASSDKYKLFNLLNKEFTFDVDVSKLPCGLNGAVYFSEMLEDGGLKSFSGNKAGAKYGTGYCDSQCPQDIKFINGEANVEGWGGADGNSGTGKYGICCAEMDIWEANSDATAYTPHVCSVNEQTRCEGVDCGAGSDRYNSICDKDGCDFNSYRLGNREFYGPGKTVDTTRPFTIVTQFVTDDGTDSGNLKSIHRYYVQDGNVIPNSVTEVAGVDQTNFISEGFCEQQKSAFGDNNYFGQLGGMRAMGESLKKMVLVLSIWDDHAVNMNWLDSIFPNDADPEQPGVARGRCDPADGVPATIEAAHPDAYVIYSNIKFGAINSTFTAN